A genomic window from Pseudonocardia broussonetiae includes:
- a CDS encoding sensor histidine kinase, whose translation MTALLCVLIAAAALALGVVVGARTARRRVEPAPVPAPPTPGPPMADLLQRVFRSSDTGLAVLTRAGDVVLHNDRAVELGLVKSGLPDARAWAACQRAERTGQPATVDLSPLGHRGRQPAAVVADVRPLGDGYTVAEAADTSDAVRLEATRRDFVANVSHELKTPVGAVGLLAEAVLDAADDPVEVRRFSAKILSEANRLGALVTELIALSRLTGAERLPELCVVDVDEVVREAMARSRISAERARIDITVDRPTGLEVDGDRTLLVTALSNLVENAIAYSPAEASVSVSRRRVGDWVEVSVTDRGIGIAPEHQKRVFERFFRVDPARSRATGGTGLGLAIVKHVLANHGGEVRLWSSPGTGSTFTMRLPVHTDELDDLDEADEPEGATELRAKEMS comes from the coding sequence GTGACCGCACTGCTGTGCGTGCTGATCGCGGCCGCCGCTCTCGCGCTCGGCGTCGTCGTCGGGGCGCGGACCGCGCGGCGGCGCGTCGAGCCCGCTCCCGTCCCGGCCCCGCCGACGCCCGGCCCGCCCATGGCCGACCTCCTGCAGCGGGTGTTCCGCTCCTCCGACACCGGCCTCGCCGTGCTCACCCGCGCGGGCGACGTCGTGCTGCACAACGACCGCGCCGTCGAGCTCGGCCTCGTGAAGTCCGGCCTCCCCGACGCGCGGGCGTGGGCGGCGTGCCAGCGCGCCGAGCGCACCGGGCAGCCCGCCACCGTCGACCTCTCCCCGCTGGGCCACCGCGGCCGCCAGCCCGCCGCCGTCGTCGCCGACGTGCGTCCGCTGGGTGACGGCTACACGGTCGCCGAGGCGGCCGACACCTCCGACGCCGTGCGGCTGGAGGCCACGCGCCGCGACTTCGTCGCCAACGTCAGCCACGAGCTCAAGACGCCCGTCGGCGCGGTGGGGCTGCTCGCGGAGGCGGTGCTGGACGCCGCCGACGACCCCGTCGAGGTGCGCCGGTTCAGCGCGAAGATCCTCAGCGAGGCCAACCGGCTGGGCGCGCTGGTGACCGAGCTGATCGCGCTGTCGCGGCTGACGGGGGCCGAGCGGCTGCCGGAGCTGTGCGTCGTCGACGTCGACGAGGTGGTCCGCGAGGCCATGGCCCGCAGCCGGATCTCCGCCGAGCGGGCGCGCATCGACATCACCGTCGACCGCCCCACCGGCCTGGAGGTCGACGGCGACCGCACGCTGCTGGTCACCGCGCTGTCCAACCTCGTCGAGAACGCGATCGCGTACTCGCCCGCCGAGGCGTCGGTGTCGGTGTCGCGGCGGCGCGTCGGCGACTGGGTGGAGGTCTCGGTCACCGACCGCGGCATCGGCATCGCCCCCGAGCACCAGAAGCGCGTGTTCGAGCGCTTCTTCCGCGTCGACCCCGCCCGCTCGCGCGCCACCGGCGGCACCGGGCTGGGGCTCGCGATCGTCAAGCACGTGCTGGCCAACCACGGGGGCGAGGTGCGGCTGTGGAGCAGTCCCGGCACCGGCTCCACGTTCACGATGCGCCTGCCGGTCCACACCGACGAGCTCGACGACCTCGACGAGGCCGACGAGCCCGAGGGCGCCACCGAACTGCGCGCGAAGGAGATGTCATGA
- a CDS encoding response regulator transcription factor encodes MTRVLIVEDEESFADPLAFLLRKEGFTTAVAVTGHEALEEFDRNGADIVLLDLMLPGMSGTDVCKALRTRSAVPVIMVTARDSEIDKVVGLELGADDYVTKPYSARELIARVRAVLRRGGEGGPEADGPGGRGSGAVLEAGPVRMDVERHVVSVGGEDVALPLKEFDLLEYLLRNVGRVLTRGQLIDRVWGADYVGDTKTLDVHVKRLRSKVETDPGAPKHLVTVRGLGYKFEA; translated from the coding sequence ATGACCAGGGTGCTCATCGTCGAGGACGAGGAGTCCTTCGCCGATCCGCTCGCGTTCCTGCTGCGCAAGGAGGGCTTCACGACGGCCGTGGCCGTCACCGGGCACGAGGCGCTGGAGGAGTTCGACCGCAACGGCGCCGACATCGTGCTGCTCGACCTCATGCTCCCCGGCATGAGCGGCACCGACGTCTGCAAGGCCCTGCGCACCCGCTCCGCCGTCCCGGTGATCATGGTGACGGCCCGCGACAGCGAGATCGACAAGGTCGTGGGCCTGGAGCTGGGCGCCGACGACTACGTCACCAAGCCCTACTCCGCCCGCGAGCTCATCGCCCGTGTCCGCGCGGTGCTGCGCCGCGGCGGCGAGGGCGGCCCGGAGGCCGACGGCCCCGGCGGCCGGGGGAGCGGCGCGGTGCTCGAGGCCGGGCCGGTGCGCATGGACGTGGAGCGGCACGTCGTGTCGGTGGGCGGGGAGGACGTGGCCCTGCCGCTCAAGGAGTTCGACCTGCTGGAGTACCTGCTGCGCAACGTCGGCCGGGTGCTCACCCGCGGCCAGCTCATCGACCGCGTCTGGGGTGCCGACTACGTGGGCGACACGAAGACGCTGGACGTGCACGTGAAGCGACTGCGGTCGAAGGTGGAGACCGACCCGGGGGCCCCGAAGCACCTGGTGACGGTGCGGGGGCTCGGGTACAAGTTCGAGGCCTGA
- a CDS encoding BLUF domain-containing protein: MALRASACYGRDRVLRYPAPRQIPGDGRSTMTAASPGESEPVFRLVYRSHSRIPAEDRPKVLARIFDVARSRNKAARVTGALLITDHYFVQALEGDEAAVRSLFDSINSDERHTDVTIVEEGTWDERTFSRWSMAQVSASGKADIPLHSNHGEIHAAARSSLTREQMALLKRMRNTIGADAV, translated from the coding sequence ATGGCACTGAGGGCCTCGGCGTGCTATGGCCGGGACCGGGTTCTGCGCTACCCTGCCCCACGCCAGATTCCCGGTGACGGAAGGTCGACGATGACTGCGGCGAGCCCCGGCGAATCCGAACCCGTCTTCCGGCTCGTCTACCGGAGTCACAGCAGGATTCCGGCCGAGGATCGACCGAAGGTGCTCGCGCGCATCTTCGACGTCGCCCGGTCCCGCAACAAGGCGGCGCGCGTCACCGGCGCCCTGCTGATCACCGATCACTACTTCGTCCAGGCCCTCGAGGGCGACGAGGCAGCGGTGCGGTCGCTGTTCGACAGCATCAACAGCGACGAACGGCACACCGACGTCACCATCGTCGAGGAAGGCACCTGGGACGAGCGGACGTTCTCCCGGTGGTCGATGGCGCAGGTGTCCGCCAGCGGGAAGGCCGACATCCCGCTGCACAGCAACCACGGCGAGATCCACGCGGCGGCCCGGTCGTCGCTCACCCGCGAGCAGATGGCTCTGCTGAAGCGGATGCGCAACACGATCGGCGCCGACGCGGTGTGA
- a CDS encoding Ppx/GppA phosphatase family protein, producing the protein MRLGVLDVGSNTVHLLVVDAHRGGHPTPMTSEKDELRLAENLDADGALTPAGADALVRAVAKAGAAATEAGCADVLAFATSALRDATNSAAVLARVRDETGVRLQVLPGDDEARYTFLAVRRWYGWSAGRLLVLDIGGGSLELAAGRDEHPAVAASLPLGAGRLTREWFRSDPPSRREIDALRAHLDAELAPVARRLRRAGAPELAVGTSKTFRSLARLTGAAPSSEGPRVRRALTDVGLRQLAAFITRMSAGDLAELEGVSASRAHQLVAGALVAEAAMRALQITQLEICPWALREGVILRRLDTLEGSARPPSAQTDRSAQDAPDGLGRLTSYEARCTG; encoded by the coding sequence GTGCGCCTGGGTGTGCTCGACGTCGGTTCCAACACCGTCCACCTGCTGGTGGTGGACGCGCACCGCGGCGGCCACCCCACGCCCATGACCTCGGAGAAGGACGAGCTGCGCCTCGCCGAGAACCTCGACGCCGACGGCGCGCTCACCCCGGCCGGGGCCGACGCGCTCGTCCGGGCCGTCGCGAAGGCCGGCGCCGCGGCCACCGAGGCGGGCTGCGCCGACGTCCTCGCGTTCGCCACCTCCGCCCTGCGCGACGCCACCAACTCCGCCGCCGTGCTCGCCCGCGTCCGCGACGAGACCGGCGTCCGGCTGCAGGTGCTGCCCGGTGACGACGAGGCGCGGTACACGTTCCTCGCGGTCCGGCGCTGGTACGGCTGGTCGGCCGGACGCCTGCTCGTGCTCGACATCGGCGGCGGGTCGCTGGAGCTCGCGGCCGGGCGCGACGAGCACCCCGCCGTGGCCGCGTCGCTGCCCCTGGGCGCGGGACGCCTGACGCGCGAGTGGTTCCGCTCCGACCCGCCCTCGCGCCGGGAGATCGACGCCCTGCGCGCCCACCTCGACGCCGAGCTCGCCCCCGTCGCGCGGCGGCTGCGCCGGGCCGGTGCGCCGGAGCTCGCGGTCGGCACGTCGAAGACGTTCCGGTCGCTGGCCCGCCTCACCGGGGCCGCGCCGTCGAGCGAGGGGCCGCGGGTGCGGCGCGCGCTGACCGACGTCGGGCTCCGCCAGCTCGCCGCGTTCATCACGCGGATGTCGGCGGGCGACCTCGCCGAGCTGGAGGGCGTCAGCGCCAGCCGCGCGCACCAGCTGGTGGCCGGCGCGCTCGTCGCCGAGGCCGCCATGCGCGCCCTGCAGATCACGCAGCTGGAGATCTGCCCGTGGGCCCTGCGGGAGGGCGTCATCCTCCGGCGGCTCGACACGCTGGAGGGCTCCGCCCGCCCGCCCTCGGCACAGACCGACCGCTCGGCGCAGGACGCGCCGGACGGACTTGGACGCTTGACGTCGTACGAGGCACGGTGTACTGGATGA
- a CDS encoding sugar phosphate isomerase/epimerase family protein: protein MRLSPPVALSTASVYPEPVAAGFEVAAELGYDGVELMVWSDPVSQDVAAVDRLAQRHGVPVLAVHAPCLAVTQRVWGADPIVRIRRSVEAAAQLGASTVVLHPPFRWQRRYAAQFADEVARAGEYSGVALAVENMFPLRRGAIRTVPYSPGYDPTDVGHAHYTLDLSHTAAAGSDTLAMLERMGERLTHLHLTDGSGAPRDEHLVPGRGTQPCAEVCERLVASGFAGVVVLEVSTRRCRTRYERTSLLAESLLFARLHLQAAPDPALS from the coding sequence ATGAGGCTCTCGCCGCCCGTCGCCCTGTCGACGGCATCGGTCTACCCGGAACCGGTCGCCGCGGGGTTCGAGGTGGCGGCGGAGCTGGGGTACGACGGCGTCGAGCTGATGGTGTGGTCGGACCCGGTGAGCCAGGACGTCGCCGCCGTCGACCGCCTGGCCCAGCGCCACGGCGTTCCCGTCCTCGCCGTGCACGCGCCCTGCCTGGCCGTGACGCAGCGCGTGTGGGGCGCCGACCCGATCGTCCGCATCCGCCGCTCCGTCGAGGCCGCGGCGCAGCTGGGGGCGTCCACGGTCGTGCTGCACCCGCCGTTCCGCTGGCAGCGCCGCTACGCCGCGCAGTTCGCCGACGAGGTGGCGCGCGCGGGCGAGTACAGCGGCGTGGCGCTCGCCGTCGAGAACATGTTCCCGCTGCGGCGCGGGGCGATCCGCACGGTGCCCTACAGCCCCGGCTACGACCCCACCGACGTCGGGCACGCCCACTACACGCTCGACCTCTCCCACACCGCCGCCGCGGGCTCCGACACCCTTGCGATGCTCGAGCGCATGGGGGAGCGGCTCACGCACCTGCACCTCACCGACGGCAGCGGCGCCCCCCGCGACGAGCACCTCGTGCCCGGGCGCGGCACGCAGCCGTGCGCGGAGGTCTGCGAGCGCCTCGTCGCGTCCGGGTTCGCCGGGGTGGTGGTGCTGGAGGTCAGCACGCGCCGCTGCCGCACCCGCTACGAGCGGACGTCGCTGCTGGCCGAGTCGCTGCTGTTCGCGCGGCTGCACCTGCAGGCCGCGCCCGACCCCGCCCTGTCCTAG
- a CDS encoding thioesterase family protein — protein MTTTGTATAPFRRAIAIDDLGDGRFGAELGPHWTVGPKAHGGLLMVLLAQAGLARLAADAPGAAPDPLAVAADFLRAPDPGPVELTTEVLKLGRTVSVVQVRMSQGGKAMLAATVTGGTLPDAEPHYADLPDLPADPPADAFDPGSQEKAVFGLSSSCDLRFDQASMPFARREQGPPVVRGWTRPRDEPTDVLFAMLAGDILPPTVFNVTGRFGWAPTVQLTALLRAKPAPGWLRVESRSRTVAGTWFDEDATVVDAAGRLVCQARQLALAPLTD, from the coding sequence ATGACCACGACGGGTACCGCGACGGCACCGTTCCGCCGCGCCATCGCCATCGACGACCTGGGTGACGGCCGCTTCGGCGCCGAGCTCGGCCCGCACTGGACGGTGGGCCCCAAGGCGCACGGCGGGCTGCTGATGGTGCTGCTCGCGCAGGCCGGGCTCGCCCGCCTCGCCGCCGACGCCCCCGGCGCGGCCCCCGACCCCCTCGCGGTCGCGGCCGACTTCCTGCGCGCCCCCGACCCCGGCCCCGTCGAGCTGACGACGGAGGTCCTCAAGCTGGGGCGCACGGTGTCGGTCGTGCAGGTGCGGATGAGCCAGGGCGGCAAGGCGATGCTCGCGGCCACCGTCACCGGCGGCACGCTGCCCGACGCCGAGCCGCACTACGCCGACCTGCCCGACCTCCCGGCCGACCCGCCCGCTGACGCGTTCGACCCGGGCTCGCAGGAGAAGGCGGTGTTCGGCCTGTCCTCCTCGTGCGACCTGCGCTTCGACCAGGCGTCCATGCCGTTCGCGCGCCGCGAGCAGGGCCCGCCGGTCGTGCGCGGCTGGACCCGCCCCCGCGACGAGCCCACCGACGTCCTGTTCGCGATGCTCGCCGGCGACATCCTGCCGCCCACCGTGTTCAACGTGACCGGCCGCTTCGGCTGGGCCCCCACCGTCCAGCTGACGGCCCTGCTCCGCGCGAAGCCCGCCCCCGGCTGGCTGCGGGTGGAGTCGCGGTCGCGGACGGTCGCCGGCACCTGGTTCGACGAGGACGCCACCGTCGTCGACGCGGCGGGCCGGCTGGTCTGCCAGGCCCGCCAGCTCGCGCTGGCCCCGCTGACCGACTGA
- the proC gene encoding pyrroline-5-carboxylate reductase, with amino-acid sequence MTRIAVLGAGKIGEALLAGLLAAGRSPGDLVFTERHPERSAELTARLGVAGVDVAAAAAHAEIVVIAVKPQDVVPVLAELAGVVRPGTLVVSLCAGVPLAVVEGALPAGTAAVRVMPNTPMLVGEAMSALSGGAHSSEEQLAAVEEMLRAVGRVVRVPESQQDAVTALSGSGPAYFFFLVEAMIDAGILLGLPRAVAADLIVQSAFGAALMLRESDDHPVILREAVTSPAGTTIAAIRELEKHGVRAALIAAIEAARDRSVELGRAAAGR; translated from the coding sequence ATGACGCGGATCGCGGTGCTCGGGGCGGGGAAGATCGGGGAGGCCCTGCTGGCCGGGCTGCTGGCGGCCGGGCGGTCGCCGGGCGACCTGGTGTTCACCGAGCGGCACCCGGAGCGCTCCGCGGAGCTGACGGCCCGCCTGGGCGTGGCCGGGGTGGACGTCGCCGCCGCCGCGGCGCACGCCGAGATCGTCGTCATCGCCGTGAAGCCCCAGGACGTCGTGCCGGTGCTCGCCGAGCTCGCGGGCGTGGTGCGCCCCGGCACGCTCGTGGTGTCGCTGTGCGCGGGCGTCCCGCTGGCCGTCGTCGAGGGGGCGCTGCCCGCCGGCACCGCCGCCGTCCGTGTCATGCCGAACACCCCGATGCTGGTGGGGGAGGCGATGAGCGCGCTGTCGGGCGGCGCGCACAGCAGCGAGGAGCAGCTCGCCGCCGTCGAGGAGATGCTCCGGGCCGTCGGGCGCGTCGTCCGGGTCCCGGAGTCGCAGCAGGACGCGGTCACCGCGCTGTCGGGCTCGGGTCCGGCGTACTTCTTCTTCCTGGTCGAGGCCATGATCGACGCCGGGATCCTGCTCGGCCTGCCGCGCGCGGTGGCCGCCGACCTCATCGTGCAGTCGGCGTTCGGGGCGGCCCTGATGCTGCGCGAGTCCGACGACCACCCGGTGATCCTGCGCGAGGCCGTCACCTCGCCCGCGGGCACGACGATCGCCGCGATCCGGGAGCTGGAGAAGCACGGCGTGCGGGCCGCGCTGATCGCCGCGATCGAGGCGGCGCGCGACCGATCGGTCGAACTGGGTCGCGCGGCGGCAGGGCGGTGA
- a CDS encoding helix-turn-helix domain-containing protein, producing MASEQHGFAQVQFLTVAEVAATMRVSKMTVYRLVHSGELPAARVGRSFRVPKPAVEDYLRNAYFDAG from the coding sequence ATGGCGTCCGAACAGCACGGGTTCGCCCAGGTGCAGTTCCTGACCGTGGCCGAGGTCGCAGCGACCATGCGGGTCTCGAAGATGACCGTGTACCGCCTCGTGCACTCCGGCGAACTGCCGGCCGCACGGGTCGGGCGCTCGTTCCGCGTGCCCAAGCCCGCCGTCGAGGACTACCTCCGCAACGCCTACTTCGACGCGGGCTGA
- a CDS encoding 30S ribosomal protein bS22, translating to MGSVIKKRRKRMSKKKHRKLLRKTRVQRRKLGK from the coding sequence ATGGGTTCAGTCATCAAGAAGCGCCGCAAGCGGATGTCGAAGAAGAAGCACCGCAAGCTCCTGCGCAAGACCCGCGTGCAGCGTCGCAAGCTCGGCAAGTGA
- a CDS encoding NAD-dependent epimerase/dehydratase family protein: MTPSVVLVTGVSRFLGGHLAARLAANPDIDRVLGVDTVPPPRDLLRRMGRAEFVRADIRNPLISKVIEHASVDTVVHASLSANPGSSGGRATMKEMNVIGTMQLLAACQKAPSVRRMVLKSTTAVYGSSPRDPALFDETTTPKDLPSGGYAKDAVEIEGYLRGFGRRRPDVSVTVLRFSNFIGPRIDTVLTRYFSLPVIPTVLGYDARVQLLHEEDALAVLERATSHDLPGVYNVAADGVLLLSQAIRRAGRVPLPVPSGAVGPVSRIFRGARLVDFSPEQMRFLNFGRVVDTARLRSQFGFTPRWTTTQAFDDYVRGRALRPVVSAESIETVERGVLAAARTLR, from the coding sequence GTGACGCCATCTGTCGTGCTCGTCACGGGGGTCAGCCGGTTCCTCGGCGGGCACCTCGCCGCCCGGCTCGCCGCCAACCCCGACATCGACCGCGTGCTGGGGGTCGACACCGTCCCCCCACCGCGCGACCTCCTGCGCCGGATGGGCCGCGCCGAGTTCGTGCGCGCCGACATCCGCAACCCGCTCATCTCCAAGGTCATCGAGCACGCCTCCGTCGACACCGTCGTGCACGCGTCGCTGTCGGCCAACCCCGGGTCGTCCGGGGGGCGCGCCACGATGAAGGAGATGAACGTCATCGGCACGATGCAGCTCCTCGCGGCGTGCCAGAAGGCGCCGTCGGTGCGGCGCATGGTGCTCAAGTCCACCACCGCGGTGTACGGCTCCAGCCCGCGCGACCCGGCGCTGTTCGACGAGACGACCACGCCGAAGGACCTGCCCTCGGGCGGCTACGCGAAGGACGCCGTCGAGATCGAGGGCTACCTGCGCGGCTTCGGCCGCCGCCGCCCCGACGTCTCGGTCACCGTGCTGCGGTTCTCCAACTTCATCGGCCCGCGCATCGACACGGTGCTCACCCGCTACTTCTCCCTGCCGGTGATCCCCACCGTGCTCGGCTACGACGCCCGCGTGCAGCTGCTGCACGAGGAGGACGCCCTCGCGGTCCTGGAGCGCGCCACGAGCCACGACCTGCCCGGCGTGTACAACGTGGCCGCCGACGGCGTCCTGCTGCTCTCCCAGGCCATCCGGCGGGCCGGGCGCGTGCCGCTGCCGGTGCCCAGCGGGGCCGTCGGCCCGGTGAGCCGGATCTTCCGCGGCGCGCGGCTCGTCGACTTCTCCCCGGAGCAGATGCGCTTCCTCAACTTCGGCCGGGTCGTCGACACCGCCCGGCTCCGCAGCCAGTTCGGGTTCACCCCGCGCTGGACCACCACCCAGGCGTTCGACGACTACGTCCGCGGCCGCGCCCTGCGCCCCGTGGTCTCGGCCGAGTCCATCGAGACGGTCGAGCGCGGCGTGCTCGCCGCGGCCAGGACGCTGCGATGA
- a CDS encoding lysophospholipid acyltransferase family protein: protein MTPADARRAAVSDAHVIPLHADRSGARTRWRLGESRSAPAPEPEPVPAPEPEPEPVAEWEEALTEALAFLRRRLAGDYTVDEFGFDAELTDNVLLPALRPLYERWFRVETIGMHHVPDTGGALIVANHSGTLPLDSLMTAVALHDDHPAQRHLRMLGADLMFQLPVLGSLARKQGSTLACTPDAERLMSAGELVGVWPEGFKGIGKPFRDRYKLQRFGRGGFVSAALRTGVPIIPCSIVGAEEIYPKIGEVKALARLFGAPYFPVTPLFPHLGPLGLIPLPSKWYIEFGEPICTEGLGAGEADDPMLVFNLTDQVRETIQHTLYRLLSQRRNAFLG from the coding sequence ATGACGCCCGCCGACGCGAGGAGGGCCGCCGTGTCCGACGCCCACGTCATCCCGCTGCACGCCGACCGCAGCGGGGCCCGCACCCGCTGGCGCCTCGGCGAGAGCCGCAGCGCGCCCGCCCCGGAGCCCGAGCCGGTGCCCGCACCCGAGCCCGAGCCGGAGCCCGTCGCGGAGTGGGAGGAGGCGCTCACCGAGGCGCTCGCGTTCCTGCGCAGGCGGCTCGCGGGCGACTACACCGTCGACGAGTTCGGGTTCGACGCCGAGCTCACCGACAACGTCCTGCTCCCCGCCCTGCGCCCGCTCTACGAGCGCTGGTTCCGCGTGGAGACCATCGGGATGCACCACGTGCCCGACACCGGTGGCGCGCTGATCGTCGCCAACCACTCGGGAACGCTGCCGCTGGACTCCCTCATGACGGCCGTGGCCCTGCACGACGACCATCCCGCGCAGCGGCACCTGCGGATGCTGGGCGCCGACCTGATGTTCCAGCTGCCCGTCCTGGGCTCGCTGGCGCGCAAGCAGGGCAGCACGCTGGCCTGCACCCCGGACGCCGAGCGCCTGATGTCGGCGGGCGAGCTCGTCGGCGTGTGGCCGGAGGGCTTCAAGGGCATCGGCAAGCCGTTCCGCGACCGCTACAAGCTGCAGCGCTTCGGCCGTGGCGGTTTCGTGTCGGCGGCGCTGCGCACCGGCGTGCCGATCATCCCGTGCTCGATCGTCGGGGCCGAGGAGATCTACCCCAAGATCGGCGAGGTGAAGGCGCTCGCGCGGCTGTTCGGGGCGCCGTACTTCCCCGTCACGCCGCTGTTCCCGCACCTGGGGCCGCTGGGGCTGATCCCGCTGCCGTCGAAGTGGTACATCGAGTTCGGCGAGCCCATCTGCACCGAGGGCCTGGGCGCCGGCGAGGCCGACGACCCGATGCTCGTGTTCAACCTGACCGACCAGGTCCGCGAGACGATCCAGCACACGCTCTACCGGCTGCTGTCCCAGCGCCGCAACGCGTTCCTGGGCTGA
- a CDS encoding HAD family hydrolase, whose product MTGAGDAPRGIDASTALDPAVRAGEASAAAAVAAGDSGPGDVPLTDLTAAAFFDVDNTMMIGASIFHFARGLAARKFFTSSDLAGFAWQQIKFRVGGRESTYSTTTGRDTALSFVAGRSVDEITTLGEEIYDELMADRIWAGTRALAQMHLDAGQRVWLVTATPVELALIIARRLGLTGALGTVAESVDGVYTGRLVGEILHGPAKGHAVRALAVSEGLDLRRCTAYSDSVNDVPMLSAVGTAVAINPDASLRDIARERGWQVRDFRTGRRAARIGVPSVIGAAAVAAAGLAVRRR is encoded by the coding sequence GTGACAGGCGCAGGAGACGCCCCGCGCGGGATCGACGCGTCGACGGCGCTCGACCCGGCCGTCCGGGCCGGGGAGGCCTCGGCGGCCGCCGCGGTCGCGGCCGGCGACAGCGGCCCGGGCGACGTGCCGCTGACCGACCTCACCGCCGCGGCCTTCTTCGACGTCGACAACACCATGATGATCGGCGCGTCGATCTTCCACTTCGCCCGCGGGCTCGCCGCCCGCAAGTTCTTCACCAGCTCCGACCTCGCCGGCTTCGCGTGGCAGCAGATCAAGTTCCGGGTCGGCGGCCGGGAGAGCACCTACTCCACGACGACGGGGCGCGACACGGCGCTGTCCTTCGTCGCGGGCCGCAGCGTCGACGAGATCACCACGCTGGGCGAGGAGATCTACGACGAGCTGATGGCCGACCGCATCTGGGCCGGCACCCGCGCGCTCGCCCAGATGCACCTCGACGCCGGGCAGCGGGTCTGGCTCGTCACGGCCACGCCCGTCGAGCTGGCCCTGATCATCGCGCGGCGCCTGGGCCTCACCGGCGCGCTGGGCACCGTCGCCGAGAGCGTCGACGGCGTCTACACCGGGCGGCTCGTCGGCGAGATCCTGCACGGCCCCGCGAAGGGCCACGCCGTGCGCGCGCTGGCCGTGTCCGAGGGGCTCGACCTGCGCCGCTGCACGGCGTACTCCGACTCCGTCAACGACGTGCCGATGCTCTCGGCCGTCGGCACGGCGGTGGCGATCAACCCCGACGCGTCCCTGCGCGACATCGCCCGCGAGCGCGGCTGGCAGGTCCGCGACTTCCGCACCGGCCGCCGGGCCGCCCGGATCGGCGTGCCGTCGGTTATCGGTGCGGCCGCGGTGGCCGCCGCGGGCCTCGCGGTGCGGCGGCGCTGA